In a genomic window of Glycine max cultivar Williams 82 chromosome 13, Glycine_max_v4.0, whole genome shotgun sequence:
- the LOC100804379 gene encoding SPL-RING and pyr_redox_2 domain-containing protein, whose product MASSSQSRCGSGSAASRLRNAASTFCSDSQPLLADIRKTVLMMKDIAVQLEKDNLPDKAKELEDAVIELVGLSELSVQFSSAVQAFANAYQPKEEFTNFNTLFEDELSRFKANQSSDVPKNPVVRQFKEAVWNVHHAGQPMPGEEQEDIVMTSIQSNILNITCPLSGKPVTELAEPVRSMECRHIYEKKVIMQYLKSKQHQCPISGCPKILQADKLVQDPLLMIEIEEMRKMNRETDVEDYTMLNED is encoded by the exons ATGGCGTCATCTTCACAAAGCCGCTGTGGCAGCGGCAGCGCCGCCTCACGACTGAGGAACGCAGCTTCCACCTTCTGCTCCGACTCACAGCCTCTCCTTGCC GATATCCGAAAAACCGTGCTTATGATGAAGGACATCGCAGTTCAATTGGAGAAAGACAACCTCCCTGACAAG GCGAAGGAACTGGAAGATGCGGTTATTGAGTTAGTAGGGCTATCTGAGCTCAGTGTGCAATTTTCATCAGCGGTTCAAGCTTTTGCTAACGCATACCAGCCTAAGGAAGAG TTCACTAATTTTAATACGTTGTTTGAGGATGAGCTTTCCAGGTTTAAGGCCAACCAATCTTCAGATGTTCCTAAAAATCCTGTAGTACGCCAATTTAAGGAAGCTGTGTGG AATGTTCATCATGCGGGGCAGCCAATGCCAGGCGAAGAGCAGGAGGATATTGTAATGACCAGTATCCAGTCCAACATTTTGAATATTACCTGTCCATTGAGTGGAAAACCTGTTACTGAGCTTGCAGAACCAGTTCGCAG CATGGAGTGCAGGCACATTTATGAAAAGAAAGTAATAATGCAATATTTGAAGTCAAAGCAACATCAATGCCCAATTTCAG GTTGCCCAAAGATATTGCAGGCAGATAAGCTGGTGCAAGATCCGTTGTTAATGATTGAGATTGAGGAAATGCGCAAAATGAATAGAGAAACTGACGTAGAAGATTATACCATGCTTAATGAAGATTAG
- the LOC100804379 gene encoding SPL-RING and pyr_redox_2 domain-containing protein isoform X1, translating into MASSSQSRCGSGSAASRLRNAASTFCSDSQPLLADIRKTVLMMKDIAVQLEKDNLPDKAKELEDAVIELVGLSELSVQFSSAVQAFANAYQPKEEFTNFNTLFEDELSRFKANQSSDVPKNPVVRQFKEAVWNVHHAGQPMPGEEQEDIVMTSIQSNILNITCPLSGKPVTELAEPVRRDVNGLAWLKAEDTCKSMRKMPVSVL; encoded by the exons ATGGCGTCATCTTCACAAAGCCGCTGTGGCAGCGGCAGCGCCGCCTCACGACTGAGGAACGCAGCTTCCACCTTCTGCTCCGACTCACAGCCTCTCCTTGCC GATATCCGAAAAACCGTGCTTATGATGAAGGACATCGCAGTTCAATTGGAGAAAGACAACCTCCCTGACAAG GCGAAGGAACTGGAAGATGCGGTTATTGAGTTAGTAGGGCTATCTGAGCTCAGTGTGCAATTTTCATCAGCGGTTCAAGCTTTTGCTAACGCATACCAGCCTAAGGAAGAG TTCACTAATTTTAATACGTTGTTTGAGGATGAGCTTTCCAGGTTTAAGGCCAACCAATCTTCAGATGTTCCTAAAAATCCTGTAGTACGCCAATTTAAGGAAGCTGTGTGG AATGTTCATCATGCGGGGCAGCCAATGCCAGGCGAAGAGCAGGAGGATATTGTAATGACCAGTATCCAGTCCAACATTTTGAATATTACCTGTCCATTGAGTGGAAAACCTGTTACTGAGCTTGCAGAACCAGTTCGCAG GGATGTGAATGGGTTGGCTTGGTTGAAGGCTGAAGACACATGCAAATCAATGAGAAAGATGCCTGTATCTGTCTTGTAA
- the LOC100804908 gene encoding putative pentatricopeptide repeat-containing protein At3g15200 isoform X1: protein MACNIRASTRLHQGIFQTFSNNVKTSTPRFVHSCPATFIQNLLKFRRDKPTEQLYRALDQCGFDLNHDLVLDVLRRHRSDWRPAHVFFNWASKTTTGYQPSSDVCNEIVDILGKMQRFQELHQVLDEMSKREELLDEAVFATLVRRFVGAHKVDEAIQLFYRRKEFGLELNSEAFRTLLMWLCRYKHVEDAEALFHNSVKKGLRFNPAHYKKLMADIKMWNVILNGWCVLGNSHEAKRVWRDIVASPCKPDIFTYATFIKALTKKGKLGTALKLFRGMWDKGGKPDVVICNCIIDALCFKKRIPEALEIFCDMSERGCEPNVATYNSLIKYMCKIQRMKKVYELVDEMERKKGSCLPNAVTYCYLLKSLKEPGEVCRVLERMERNGCGMNDDVYNMVLRLYMKWDDGDGVRKTWEEMERNGWGPDRRSYTIMIHENFEKGRVKDAVRYLEEMISKGMVPERRTEKLVSSMNIRLKGRSEKQEDVDGGTTSL, encoded by the exons ATGGCATGCAACATTAGAGCGAGTACGAGGCTTCACCAAGGAATCTTCCAAACGTTCTCCAACAACGTTAAAACCTCAACCCCACGGTTCGTGCATTCGTGTCCAGCCACGTTCATCCAGAACCTTCTCAAGTTCCGAAGAGACAAACCCACAGAACAGTTGTATCGAGCTCTCGACCAGTGCGGGTTCGACCTCAACCACGACCTCGTTCTCGACGTGCTGCGACGACACCGTTCCGATTGGCGACCCGCGCACGTGTTCTTCAACTGGGCCTCCAAGACCACCACCGGGTACCAGCCCAGTTCCGATGTCTGCAACGAGATCGTTGACATCCTTGGCAAAATGCAGCGCTTTCAGGAACTGCACCAAGTGCTCGACGAAATGTCCAAGAGAGAGGAACTCCTCGATGAAGCCGTGTTCGCCACCCTGGTTCGTAGGTTCGTGGGTGCTCATAAAGTGGATGAAGCAATTCAGCTATTCTACAGAAGGAAGGAGTTTGGGTTGGAGTTAAATTCGGAGGCTTTTCGCACTCTCTTGATGTGGCTGTGCAGGTACAAGCACGTGGAAGACGCAGAAGCTTTGTTTCACAATTCGGTGAAGAAGGGTTTGAGGTTTAATCCTGCACActacaaaaaattaat GGCTGATATAAAGATGTGGAACGTGATCCTGAATGGTTGGTGTGTTTTGGGGAACTCGCATGAGGCAAAGAGGGTGTGGAGAGACATAGTGGCTTCTCCATGCAAGCCTGATATATTTACCTATGCCACCTTCATCAAGGCATTGACCAAGAAAGGGAAACTTGGGACGGCACTGAAGTTGTTCCGTGGCATGTGGGACAAGGGTGGTAAACCGGATGTTGTGATATGCAACTGCATCATTGATGCTCTTTGTTTCAAGAAGAGGATTCCTGAGGCCTTGGAGATTTTCTGTGATATGAGTGAGCGAGGTTGTGAACCGAATGTTGCTACTTACAATTCACTTATTAAGTACATGTGCAAGATACAGCGGATGAAGAAGGTTTATGAGCTGGTGGATGAGATGGAGAGGAAGAAGGGGAGTTGCTTGCCTAATGCTGTTACATATTGTTACTTGCTCAAGAGCTTGAAGGAGCCGGGGGAGGTTTGCAGGGTTTTGGAGAGGATGGAGAGAAATGGATGTGGCATGAATGATGATGTTTATAACATGGTGTTGAGGTTGTACATGAAATGGGATGATGGGGATGGAGTTAGAAAAACATGGGAAGAAATGGAGAGGAATGGATGGGGACCAGATAGGAGATCATATACCATCATGATTCATGAAAACTTTGAGAAAGGGAGAGTAAAGGATGCCGTGCGTTATTTAGAGGAGATGATATCTAAGGGAATGGTGCCAGAGCGAAGGACGGAGAAGCTAGTAAGTTCCATGAACATTCGGTTGAAGGGGAGGTCAGAAAAACAGGAAGATGTTGATGGGGGGACAACTAGTCTTTGA
- the LOC100804908 gene encoding putative pentatricopeptide repeat-containing protein At3g15200 isoform X2 encodes MACNIRASTRLHQGIFQTFSNNVKTSTPRFVHSCPATFIQNLLKFRRDKPTEQLYRALDQCGFDLNHDLVLDVLRRHRSDWRPAHVFFNWASKTTTGYQPSSDVCNEIVDILGKMQRFQELHQVLDEMSKREELLDEAVFATLVRRFVGAHKVDEAIQLFYRRKEFGLELNSEAFRTLLMWLCRYKHVEDAEALFHNSVKKGLRADIKMWNVILNGWCVLGNSHEAKRVWRDIVASPCKPDIFTYATFIKALTKKGKLGTALKLFRGMWDKGGKPDVVICNCIIDALCFKKRIPEALEIFCDMSERGCEPNVATYNSLIKYMCKIQRMKKVYELVDEMERKKGSCLPNAVTYCYLLKSLKEPGEVCRVLERMERNGCGMNDDVYNMVLRLYMKWDDGDGVRKTWEEMERNGWGPDRRSYTIMIHENFEKGRVKDAVRYLEEMISKGMVPERRTEKLVSSMNIRLKGRSEKQEDVDGGTTSL; translated from the exons ATGGCATGCAACATTAGAGCGAGTACGAGGCTTCACCAAGGAATCTTCCAAACGTTCTCCAACAACGTTAAAACCTCAACCCCACGGTTCGTGCATTCGTGTCCAGCCACGTTCATCCAGAACCTTCTCAAGTTCCGAAGAGACAAACCCACAGAACAGTTGTATCGAGCTCTCGACCAGTGCGGGTTCGACCTCAACCACGACCTCGTTCTCGACGTGCTGCGACGACACCGTTCCGATTGGCGACCCGCGCACGTGTTCTTCAACTGGGCCTCCAAGACCACCACCGGGTACCAGCCCAGTTCCGATGTCTGCAACGAGATCGTTGACATCCTTGGCAAAATGCAGCGCTTTCAGGAACTGCACCAAGTGCTCGACGAAATGTCCAAGAGAGAGGAACTCCTCGATGAAGCCGTGTTCGCCACCCTGGTTCGTAGGTTCGTGGGTGCTCATAAAGTGGATGAAGCAATTCAGCTATTCTACAGAAGGAAGGAGTTTGGGTTGGAGTTAAATTCGGAGGCTTTTCGCACTCTCTTGATGTGGCTGTGCAGGTACAAGCACGTGGAAGACGCAGAAGCTTTGTTTCACAATTCGGTGAAGAAGGGTTTGAG GGCTGATATAAAGATGTGGAACGTGATCCTGAATGGTTGGTGTGTTTTGGGGAACTCGCATGAGGCAAAGAGGGTGTGGAGAGACATAGTGGCTTCTCCATGCAAGCCTGATATATTTACCTATGCCACCTTCATCAAGGCATTGACCAAGAAAGGGAAACTTGGGACGGCACTGAAGTTGTTCCGTGGCATGTGGGACAAGGGTGGTAAACCGGATGTTGTGATATGCAACTGCATCATTGATGCTCTTTGTTTCAAGAAGAGGATTCCTGAGGCCTTGGAGATTTTCTGTGATATGAGTGAGCGAGGTTGTGAACCGAATGTTGCTACTTACAATTCACTTATTAAGTACATGTGCAAGATACAGCGGATGAAGAAGGTTTATGAGCTGGTGGATGAGATGGAGAGGAAGAAGGGGAGTTGCTTGCCTAATGCTGTTACATATTGTTACTTGCTCAAGAGCTTGAAGGAGCCGGGGGAGGTTTGCAGGGTTTTGGAGAGGATGGAGAGAAATGGATGTGGCATGAATGATGATGTTTATAACATGGTGTTGAGGTTGTACATGAAATGGGATGATGGGGATGGAGTTAGAAAAACATGGGAAGAAATGGAGAGGAATGGATGGGGACCAGATAGGAGATCATATACCATCATGATTCATGAAAACTTTGAGAAAGGGAGAGTAAAGGATGCCGTGCGTTATTTAGAGGAGATGATATCTAAGGGAATGGTGCCAGAGCGAAGGACGGAGAAGCTAGTAAGTTCCATGAACATTCGGTTGAAGGGGAGGTCAGAAAAACAGGAAGATGTTGATGGGGGGACAACTAGTCTTTGA
- the LOC100812028 gene encoding signaling peptide TAXIMIN 2 — MGESKCRPLGFLIGLPFAVLSLVLSVVGAVIWIIGSMLSCLCPCCICFSGLANCAVGLVKLPVKVIRWFTHQIPC, encoded by the exons ATGGGAGAAAGTAAGTGTAGGCCACTTGGATTCTTGATAGGGCTACCCTTTGCTGTTCTTTCCTTGGTGTTATCTGTGGTAGGTGCTGTTATTTGGATCATTGG GTCTATGTTGAGCTGCTTGTGCCCTTGTTGCATCTGTTTCTCAGGGCTTGCCAATTGCGCCGTTGGCCTTGTGAAACTTCCAGTGAAAGTCATTCGGTGGTTTACTCATCAGATACCTTGCTGA
- the LOC100812581 gene encoding PRA1 family protein H, whose protein sequence is MVFSSNPLSLSVPEPAFESWLRDTGFLEVLDHRTSSSAAAASPAPSSAASTLFSRLLTFLSLFTLNAFAKLAADDFAADTPSWSRSFFAFSDSYSFPSSPSQARLRVQENVKRYARNYAYLFIVFFACTLYKMPVALVGLVLCLALWDFFKFCSHRWGLEQYPLTRQILIRVVQCATAVILIFSNVQMALFCAICVSYVGMILHAGFRKLTPVKQPSVSRGR, encoded by the exons ATGGTGTTCTCTTCGAACCCCTTATCCCTGAGCGTCCCCGAACCCGCCTTCGAGTCATGGCTCCGCGACACCGGCTTCCTCGAAGTCCTCGACCACCGCACCTCCTCCTCCGCCGCAGCCGCCTCCCCCGCTCCCTCCTCCGCCGCCTCCACCCTCTTCTCCCGCCTCTTGACCTTCCTCTCCCTCTTCACCCTCAACGCCTTCGCCAAGCTCGCCGCCGATGACTTCGCCGCCGACACCCCCTCCTGGTCCCGCTCCTTCTTCGCCTTCTCCGATTCCTACTCCTTCCCTTCCTCCCCCTCACAGGCGCGATTGAGAGTTCAGGAAAACGTGAAACGCTACGCCCGCAACTACGCCTATTTGTTCATTGTTTTCTTCGCCTGCACTCT GTATAAGATGCCAGTTGCTCTTGTCGGGTTGGTATTGTGTTTGGCATTGTGGGATTTCTTCAAGTTTTGTAGCCACAGATGGGGATTGGAGCAGTATCCCTTGACGCGCCAGATTTTGATTCGTGTTGTGCAATGTG CAACTGCGGTTATTCTAATCTTTTCCAATGTTCAAATGGCTCTCTTTTGTGCCATATGCGTCAGCTATGTAG GAATGATACTTCATGCTGGATTTCGAAAGTTGACCCCTGTAAAGCAACCTTCAGTGAGCAGAGGTAGGTAG